In Streptomyces sp. NBC_00448, the following are encoded in one genomic region:
- a CDS encoding ABC transporter ATP-binding protein, which produces MTVPTAGGSGERTAVAAAGRSVTKAYGSGETRVVALDAVDVDIARGRFTAIMGPSGSGKSTLMHCLAGLDTVSEGRIWIGGTEITHLKDKKLTQLRRDKIGFIFQSFNLLPTLNAAENITLPMDIAGRKVDREWMDRVVETVGLAGRLKHRPTQLSGGQQQRVAVARALAARPEIIFGDEPTGNLDSRAGAEVLGFLRRSVDELGQTIVMVTHDPVAASYADRVLYLADGRIVDEMVSPTAESVLERMKSFDGRGRTS; this is translated from the coding sequence ATGACGGTTCCCACAGCCGGGGGCAGCGGAGAACGTACGGCCGTTGCCGCCGCAGGACGCTCGGTGACCAAGGCGTACGGCTCGGGCGAGACCCGGGTGGTCGCGCTGGACGCGGTGGACGTGGACATCGCCCGCGGGCGCTTCACCGCGATCATGGGCCCCTCCGGCTCCGGCAAGTCGACCCTCATGCACTGCCTGGCCGGTCTCGACACGGTCAGCGAGGGCCGGATCTGGATCGGCGGGACCGAGATCACCCACCTCAAGGACAAGAAGCTCACCCAGCTGCGCCGGGACAAGATCGGCTTCATCTTCCAGTCGTTCAACCTGCTGCCGACGCTGAACGCGGCGGAGAACATCACGCTGCCGATGGACATCGCCGGCCGCAAGGTCGACCGCGAGTGGATGGACCGCGTGGTGGAGACCGTCGGCCTGGCCGGCCGGCTCAAGCACCGCCCGACCCAGCTCTCCGGCGGCCAGCAGCAGCGCGTCGCGGTGGCCCGGGCGCTGGCCGCCCGGCCGGAGATCATCTTCGGCGACGAGCCGACCGGCAACCTGGACTCCCGGGCCGGCGCCGAGGTGCTCGGCTTCCTGCGCCGCTCGGTCGACGAGCTCGGCCAGACCATCGTGATGGTCACCCACGACCCGGTCGCCGCCTCCTACGCCGACCGCGTGCTCTATCTCGCCGACGGCCGGATCGTCGACGAGATGGTCAGCCCGACCGCCGAGTCGGTGCTGGAGCGGATGAAGTCCTTCGACGGTCGCGGGAGGACCTCGTGA
- a CDS encoding TetR/AcrR family transcriptional regulator, translating to MTQQPVGFTAKGRATRQRIVEGAAAEIRARGAVATTLDDVCRVTATSKSQLFHYFPGGREQLMYAVAEYEADRVLLDQEPYLSDLTSWAAWDAWRDAVLARYRQQGTTCPLGALMTQLSRTTPASREVTARLLEQWQRKITDGVLAMRDQGAVAPGVDAGQAAAALLAGIQGGVSILLQTGRLTHLEAALDVGISGLRAGA from the coding sequence ATGACGCAGCAGCCGGTCGGGTTCACCGCGAAGGGCCGGGCCACCCGGCAGCGCATCGTCGAGGGCGCCGCCGCCGAGATCCGCGCCCGGGGCGCGGTCGCCACCACCCTGGACGACGTCTGCCGGGTGACCGCGACCAGCAAGAGCCAGCTCTTCCACTACTTCCCCGGCGGCCGGGAGCAGTTGATGTACGCCGTCGCGGAATACGAGGCGGACCGGGTGCTGCTGGACCAGGAGCCGTACCTGAGCGACCTGACCTCCTGGGCGGCCTGGGACGCGTGGCGCGACGCCGTGCTCGCCCGCTACCGCCAGCAGGGCACGACGTGCCCGCTGGGGGCCCTGATGACCCAGTTGAGCCGCACCACGCCCGCCTCGCGCGAGGTGACCGCGCGGCTGCTCGAACAGTGGCAGCGCAAGATCACCGACGGCGTGCTGGCGATGCGCGACCAGGGCGCGGTCGCGCCGGGCGTCGACGCCGGGCAGGCGGCCGCGGCGCTGCTCGCCGGCATCCAGGGCGGGGTGTCGATCCTGCTGCAGACCGGCCGGCTCACCCACCTCGAAGCCGCGCTCGACGTGGGCATCTCGGGGCTGCGCGCGGGTGCCTGA
- a CDS encoding SDR family NAD(P)-dependent oxidoreductase yields MERRFDGRTALVTGSTSGIGAQVARTLAAQGALVVVSGRRAERGEAVAEEIEAAGGRAVFVPADLAAGGAAVRGLADATLAAVGGRLDILVNNAALLLEPRPTAEVDEATLDAAYAVSVKSAFQLTGALVPAMAERGSGVVINMGSISGTSGWANSALYSMTKAAVHSLTKSWAAEYGPRGVRVNAVAPGPTATEENIANADQLGPLLATTPSGRLGRLDEVAAAVAFLACDEASHIHGAILPVDGGFTAV; encoded by the coding sequence ATGGAACGGCGATTCGACGGCAGGACCGCCCTGGTCACGGGCTCGACATCGGGCATCGGGGCGCAGGTCGCCCGCACCCTTGCCGCCCAGGGCGCACTGGTCGTGGTCAGTGGCCGGCGGGCCGAACGCGGCGAGGCGGTGGCGGAGGAGATCGAGGCGGCCGGTGGCCGGGCGGTGTTCGTGCCGGCCGACCTCGCGGCGGGCGGCGCGGCCGTACGCGGCCTCGCGGACGCGACCCTGGCCGCGGTCGGCGGCCGCCTGGACATCCTGGTCAACAACGCGGCGCTGCTGCTCGAACCGCGCCCGACCGCCGAGGTGGACGAGGCGACCCTGGACGCCGCCTACGCGGTCAGCGTGAAGTCCGCCTTCCAGCTCACCGGCGCGCTGGTGCCCGCGATGGCCGAGCGCGGCAGCGGCGTCGTGATCAACATGGGCTCCATCAGCGGCACGAGCGGCTGGGCCAACTCCGCCCTCTACAGCATGACCAAGGCCGCGGTGCACTCCCTGACCAAGTCCTGGGCGGCGGAGTACGGTCCGCGCGGCGTACGGGTCAACGCGGTCGCCCCCGGCCCGACCGCGACCGAGGAGAACATCGCCAACGCGGACCAGCTCGGGCCGCTCCTGGCGACCACTCCCTCGGGGCGTCTCGGCCGCCTGGACGAGGTGGCCGCCGCGGTGGCCTTCCTCGCCTGCGACGAGGCGTCGCACATCCACGGGGCGATCCTGCCGGTGGACGGCGGGTTCACGGCGGTGTGA
- a CDS encoding SUKH-3 domain-containing protein, with product MSAGTAGGTRFPVGVDAALRAAGWQPGRWDIKQAEEWADRLRGHLSPGGHQHAVFPAAVEAWAEFGGLTIPPVSGPGRQVAPAPVVVDPLRGLHLARTFGDLGRALETEISPIGEESGSGALLAIDPDGRVYAVDHTGDWYVGADIDRALAALLGGVRPVRLTMS from the coding sequence GTGAGCGCGGGCACGGCCGGCGGCACGCGCTTCCCGGTGGGCGTCGACGCCGCGCTGCGGGCGGCCGGGTGGCAGCCGGGCCGCTGGGACATCAAGCAGGCCGAGGAGTGGGCGGACCGGCTGCGCGGGCACCTGTCGCCGGGCGGCCACCAGCACGCGGTCTTCCCGGCCGCCGTCGAGGCGTGGGCGGAGTTCGGCGGTCTGACCATCCCCCCGGTGTCCGGGCCGGGCCGGCAGGTCGCGCCCGCTCCGGTCGTCGTCGACCCGCTGCGCGGCCTGCACCTGGCCCGCACCTTCGGCGACCTCGGGCGCGCCCTGGAGACCGAGATCAGCCCGATCGGCGAGGAGTCCGGGTCCGGCGCGCTGCTGGCGATCGACCCCGACGGCAGGGTCTACGCGGTCGACCACACCGGCGACTGGTACGTCGGCGCGGACATCGACCGCGCGCTGGCCGCACTGCTCGGCGGGGTCCGCCCGGTCCGCCTCACCATGAGCTGA
- a CDS encoding YwqJ-related putative deaminase: MTTRLPAADTADPRLSWSAARDPLEPPVLRHRRDGILPAIAAALSIRDEVLTCTGAKGEQPPVLHPIVQEFLDALPVAQRERFTGRCPEPVLISRHLTAVEATRGKRASRRPLTQGEARKALRGAKLTARRIREDGDPAHGAYAPPCRSCAPLLAHFGVRPFDPGVGRA, encoded by the coding sequence ATGACAACTCGCCTACCAGCGGCGGACACCGCCGACCCGAGGCTGAGCTGGAGCGCTGCCCGCGACCCGCTGGAGCCCCCGGTGCTGCGGCACCGCAGGGACGGCATCCTGCCCGCGATCGCGGCCGCGCTGTCCATCCGCGACGAGGTGCTGACCTGCACCGGCGCCAAGGGGGAGCAGCCGCCCGTGCTCCACCCGATCGTGCAGGAGTTCCTGGACGCGCTGCCGGTCGCCCAGCGCGAGCGGTTCACCGGGCGGTGCCCCGAACCGGTGCTGATTTCACGTCACCTGACGGCGGTGGAGGCGACCCGCGGCAAGCGGGCCTCGCGCCGCCCGCTCACCCAGGGCGAGGCCCGCAAGGCGCTTCGCGGCGCCAAGCTCACCGCGCGCCGGATACGCGAGGACGGCGACCCCGCGCACGGCGCCTACGCGCCGCCCTGCCGCTCCTGCGCGCCGCTGCTCGCGCACTTCGGGGTGCGGCCGTTCGACCCCGGCGTGGGGCGGGCGTGA
- a CDS encoding SMI1/KNR4 family protein, with the protein MTTGPQGLGSPPGPVAAAQAAPPNAAYAGQVVHFPDPVRAARHPQGVWVDDEGYPDFSPYARAAAEIAEPPEGFGVDELRLTDYVSANAALHAAGHELWGNLLPVATPHGWTWHHVRGSRRLELVPVEVKSLLRHHGGLATSVADHTKRGTRPLQETRPVHFGLPKEPVAVTEQQVRDVEEELGYRLPGAYRAFLKAAGGCAPQGVALDPGLGLLLDQPFFTVRDDAAVNDLVYVNKCLRDHLTKDYLAIGYVQGGLLVVRVKGEGTGSVWFCGYDDARDGDGWDTPADRVADLLLPCGDSFDEFLLRLAGNPPELDTVANLMVDGGFADAVAVEG; encoded by the coding sequence ATGACCACAGGCCCGCAAGGGCTGGGATCACCTCCCGGACCCGTAGCCGCCGCGCAGGCCGCGCCACCGAACGCGGCCTACGCCGGACAGGTCGTGCACTTTCCCGACCCGGTCCGGGCCGCCCGCCACCCGCAAGGCGTGTGGGTGGACGACGAGGGCTACCCCGACTTCTCGCCGTACGCCCGCGCGGCGGCGGAGATAGCCGAGCCTCCGGAGGGCTTCGGCGTGGACGAACTGCGCCTGACGGACTACGTCTCGGCGAACGCCGCCCTGCACGCGGCCGGACACGAACTGTGGGGCAACCTGCTGCCGGTGGCCACCCCGCACGGCTGGACCTGGCACCACGTCCGCGGCAGCCGCCGGCTGGAGTTGGTGCCGGTCGAGGTCAAGTCGCTGCTGCGGCACCACGGCGGGCTGGCCACCTCGGTGGCCGACCACACCAAGCGCGGCACCCGCCCGCTCCAGGAAACCCGCCCCGTGCACTTCGGGCTGCCCAAGGAGCCGGTCGCGGTCACCGAGCAGCAGGTCCGCGACGTGGAGGAGGAGTTGGGGTACCGCCTGCCCGGCGCGTACCGCGCGTTCCTGAAGGCGGCCGGCGGCTGCGCCCCCCAGGGCGTCGCCCTCGACCCCGGCCTCGGCCTGCTGCTGGACCAGCCGTTCTTCACCGTCCGCGACGACGCGGCGGTCAACGACCTGGTGTACGTCAACAAGTGCCTGCGCGACCACCTCACCAAGGACTACCTCGCGATCGGCTACGTCCAAGGCGGCCTCCTCGTGGTCCGGGTGAAGGGCGAGGGCACCGGCTCCGTCTGGTTCTGCGGTTACGACGACGCGCGCGACGGCGACGGGTGGGACACCCCGGCGGACCGGGTGGCCGACCTGCTGCTGCCCTGCGGCGACTCGTTCGACGAGTTCCTGCTGCGACTGGCCGGCAATCCACCCGAGTTGGACACGGTCGCGAATCTGATGGTCGACGGCGGCTTCGCCGACGCCGTAGCCGTGGAGGGATGA
- a CDS encoding SUKH-4 family immunity protein, with the protein MVTFAQAQERAERWVNADVPAYETREIRVREFDLGFVVWSEAREDGPSSDEGSVRVVIARDSGDATLWPALPIGELIRRYEEEYGPVPDDAAPEPPQRLDLEATSFLLSPPQWLQDAADRMGIPDRRPSAAEQPPVPAPAAGDAPAAGEPAPSTGGRIDYRRPGDSGASRPGAAEQPDGQQAAAAAGSGSGSAGSAGGGAQGPAGSASGGIDYRRPGSVPSQSSGGGSWAGKTVSDSGEGQSVPVPATVFAPPISDTDQAEEPATGAEARTELLSGGSSLPRTGPAPQQQQQQPAPPARPGVPHTIGGSEYPPPGGPAVPLPPPGSAGGPAGPAAPVGPGPADIGRQPNQGQAPGQGQGQGLGQGSAQGTPPPPPYSGPPVPGAGTPPPAGNDPHYAATMLAGPGTPPPGPGAGGPPPPPPYMGTPPPGAGTPPPPPPGAGTPPPAANDPHYAATMLAGPTLPPPGMGTPPPPPPGAGAPPPPPGMGTPPPPPGAGTPPPAANDPHYAATMLAGPGMPPPGMGTPPPPPPGMGGPAMAPPAPPGYGYPQGGAVPTVGPGYMAVLRYRGQDGSEQQLIRRSAPGTPHPEWQILHELRSLGIRPEQVLELHTELESCDLPGGYCTRMIRETWPQVRISHTAPYGRDHAGRRQGVQHLLTHQGELHQVAGAPARPQPQRVPMPDPHSVLRVPPVGLDVIGQEVASAFGPQGVFRFEQRAVSRQGVPDIVAQTLVWSGLPVDFSPFFWAQAQPGQPVPTLAELAAQRGVQPAADAGSYLVMGNDFGRQLCVQYGTAHIVAVPLEAGPGGQPAQPQFVNSSLPEFARCMALLGRMWRLRIGLTPEQAGHWTVDFQAQLAAQDPAAIASPDNWWSVLVEQMWDGLL; encoded by the coding sequence ATGGTCACTTTCGCGCAGGCGCAGGAGCGCGCGGAGCGCTGGGTGAACGCGGACGTCCCCGCGTACGAGACCCGGGAGATCCGGGTCCGTGAGTTCGACCTGGGCTTCGTGGTGTGGTCCGAGGCCCGGGAGGACGGCCCGTCCTCCGACGAGGGGTCGGTCCGGGTGGTGATCGCCCGTGACAGCGGCGACGCCACCTTGTGGCCCGCCCTGCCCATCGGCGAACTCATTCGCCGCTACGAGGAGGAGTACGGCCCGGTGCCCGATGACGCGGCGCCCGAGCCGCCCCAGCGACTCGACCTCGAAGCGACCTCGTTCCTGCTCAGCCCCCCGCAGTGGCTCCAGGACGCCGCCGACCGGATGGGCATCCCGGACCGCCGCCCGTCCGCCGCCGAGCAGCCCCCGGTTCCCGCTCCCGCGGCGGGTGACGCCCCGGCGGCCGGGGAGCCGGCGCCCTCGACCGGCGGCCGTATCGACTACCGGCGCCCCGGCGACAGCGGCGCCTCCCGTCCGGGCGCGGCCGAGCAGCCGGACGGGCAGCAGGCAGCGGCGGCGGCCGGCTCCGGGTCCGGGTCCGCCGGATCGGCGGGCGGCGGCGCGCAGGGCCCCGCGGGTTCCGCCTCGGGCGGCATCGACTACCGGCGGCCCGGCTCGGTGCCCTCGCAGAGCTCGGGCGGCGGCAGTTGGGCCGGGAAGACGGTGAGCGACTCCGGCGAGGGGCAGTCCGTCCCGGTGCCGGCGACCGTCTTCGCCCCGCCGATCAGCGACACGGACCAGGCCGAGGAGCCGGCGACGGGCGCGGAGGCCAGGACCGAGCTGCTGTCCGGGGGGAGTTCGCTGCCCCGCACCGGGCCCGCACCGCAGCAACAGCAACAGCAGCCGGCACCCCCGGCCCGGCCCGGGGTGCCGCACACGATCGGCGGTTCCGAGTACCCGCCGCCCGGCGGTCCGGCGGTTCCGCTGCCGCCGCCGGGCAGCGCGGGCGGTCCGGCCGGTCCGGCCGCGCCCGTGGGCCCCGGCCCCGCCGACATCGGCCGGCAGCCGAACCAGGGCCAGGCACCGGGCCAGGGCCAGGGTCAGGGCCTCGGGCAGGGTTCGGCTCAGGGCACCCCGCCCCCGCCGCCGTATTCCGGTCCGCCCGTACCCGGCGCGGGCACCCCGCCGCCCGCGGGCAACGACCCGCACTACGCGGCCACCATGCTCGCCGGACCCGGCACGCCCCCGCCCGGTCCCGGCGCGGGCGGCCCTCCCCCGCCGCCCCCGTACATGGGCACGCCCCCGCCCGGCGCGGGCACCCCGCCGCCTCCGCCGCCCGGCGCCGGCACCCCGCCGCCCGCGGCCAACGACCCGCACTACGCGGCCACCATGCTCGCCGGACCCACCCTGCCCCCGCCCGGCATGGGCACCCCGCCCCCGCCGCCGCCCGGAGCAGGAGCTCCGCCGCCGCCCCCGGGGATGGGCACCCCGCCCCCGCCCCCCGGCGCCGGCACCCCGCCGCCCGCGGCCAACGACCCGCACTACGCGGCCACCATGCTCGCCGGACCCGGCATGCCGCCGCCCGGCATGGGCACCCCGCCCCCGCCGCCACCCGGCATGGGCGGGCCGGCGATGGCTCCGCCCGCGCCGCCCGGATACGGCTACCCGCAGGGCGGAGCGGTGCCCACGGTCGGCCCCGGCTACATGGCGGTGCTGCGCTACCGCGGCCAGGACGGCAGCGAGCAGCAGCTCATCCGGCGGTCGGCGCCGGGCACCCCGCACCCGGAGTGGCAGATCCTGCACGAGTTGCGCTCGCTGGGCATCCGTCCGGAGCAGGTGCTCGAACTCCACACCGAGCTGGAGTCCTGCGATCTGCCCGGCGGCTACTGCACCCGGATGATCCGGGAGACCTGGCCGCAGGTGCGGATCAGCCACACCGCGCCGTACGGCCGCGACCACGCCGGCCGCCGGCAGGGCGTCCAGCACCTGCTCACCCACCAGGGCGAGCTGCACCAGGTGGCCGGCGCCCCGGCCCGGCCGCAGCCGCAGCGGGTGCCGATGCCCGATCCGCACAGCGTGCTGCGAGTGCCGCCGGTCGGTCTCGACGTGATCGGCCAGGAGGTGGCGAGCGCGTTCGGGCCGCAGGGCGTGTTCAGGTTCGAGCAGCGGGCCGTGTCCCGGCAGGGCGTGCCGGACATCGTGGCCCAGACGCTGGTGTGGTCGGGGCTGCCGGTCGACTTCTCGCCGTTCTTCTGGGCGCAGGCCCAGCCCGGTCAGCCGGTGCCCACGCTCGCCGAACTGGCCGCGCAGCGCGGGGTGCAGCCGGCCGCGGACGCCGGGTCGTACCTCGTGATGGGCAACGACTTCGGCCGCCAGCTGTGCGTGCAGTACGGCACCGCGCACATCGTCGCGGTGCCGCTGGAGGCCGGGCCGGGCGGGCAGCCGGCGCAGCCGCAGTTCGTCAACTCCAGCCTGCCGGAGTTCGCCCGCTGCATGGCGCTGCTGGGCCGGATGTGGCGGCTGCGGATCGGGTTGACGCCGGAGCAGGCCGGGCACTGGACGGTGGACTTCCAGGCCCAACTGGCCGCGCAGGACCCGGCCGCGATCGCCTCGCCCGACAACTGGTGGTCGGTGCTGGTCGAGCAGATGTGGGACGGGCTGCTGTAG
- a CDS encoding DivIVA domain-containing protein: MSSDTSASTQTQPEARERFGAARGRGYRPDQVDRFLDELSEDRDAAWERAARLTVLANEMDAECTSLRQQVEALGPTDFARLGAGAQELLQMVEDEAAAVRERAEVEAQYARDAADTARRTLQDEARAAASARLSAAEDQAQHVLDEACGRAAEILGAARAEADSVRGEAGAALDAMQQQVDRDRAAVDAEQRERVESLEQELAEQQAVVDGRLSGLLADAERRLAQAQQERADAEAALRDQQAEADARADALIAEARTHEERVRRDAERVLREHEMHRDEVRAHLAHIKATLSELTGRP, encoded by the coding sequence ATGAGCAGTGATACGTCCGCATCGACGCAGACGCAGCCGGAGGCACGGGAGAGGTTCGGTGCGGCGCGCGGGCGCGGCTACCGGCCGGACCAGGTCGACCGCTTCCTGGACGAGTTGTCCGAGGACCGGGACGCGGCCTGGGAGCGGGCCGCCCGGCTGACGGTGCTCGCCAACGAGATGGACGCCGAGTGCACCTCCCTGCGGCAGCAGGTCGAGGCGCTCGGTCCGACCGACTTCGCCCGGCTCGGCGCCGGCGCGCAGGAACTGCTCCAGATGGTCGAGGACGAGGCCGCCGCGGTACGCGAACGCGCCGAGGTCGAGGCGCAGTACGCCCGGGACGCCGCTGACACCGCCCGCCGCACCCTCCAGGACGAGGCCCGCGCGGCCGCGTCCGCACGGCTCTCCGCCGCCGAGGACCAGGCCCAGCACGTACTGGACGAGGCGTGCGGGCGCGCCGCGGAGATCCTCGGCGCCGCCCGCGCCGAGGCCGACTCCGTACGGGGCGAGGCCGGCGCCGCGCTCGACGCGATGCAGCAGCAGGTCGACCGGGACCGGGCCGCCGTCGACGCGGAGCAGCGCGAGCGGGTCGAGAGCCTGGAGCAGGAACTCGCCGAGCAGCAGGCCGTGGTCGACGGCCGGCTGTCCGGGCTGCTCGCCGACGCGGAACGCCGGCTGGCGCAGGCGCAGCAGGAGCGGGCCGACGCGGAGGCGGCGCTGCGCGACCAGCAGGCCGAGGCCGACGCGCGGGCCGACGCGTTGATCGCGGAGGCGCGCACCCATGAGGAGAGGGTGCGGCGGGACGCGGAGCGGGTGCTGCGGGAGCACGAGATGCACCGGGACGAGGTGCGGGCGCACCTCGCGCACATCAAGGCCACGCTCTCGGAGTTGACCGGGCGCCCCTGA
- a CDS encoding sensor histidine kinase: MSTTGARVPDEEADAAHARSWSGLWWWTRRRSVALDVSLAAASALEASFEGATFAARIGIVSGLGALIGLLVGAMLVLRRRWPIAVVLVAIAVTPAQTGLILSMVGFYTLAASEVPRRLTALFAGMSGLGTMLVAFVSIESSVRHSSSRLGLPLVLAISILVAFGLTAPPVLFGLYVRARRRLVESLRDRADGLERELELLAEKALERAERARAAERARIAREMHDVVAHRVSLMVVHAAALKAVALKDPAKASASAELLGDMGRQALTELRQMLGVLRSASGTGTGDAAPRAKYAGGAADPAAGEAGVDAAVEAGAEAGLGHEPDAGPSLAELAQLVQESRAAGMGVELAVEGEQRPCGRRIEATVYRVVQEALTNVRKHAVGAKAQVRLAYREAEVAVLIVNGPAEAVVATALPSGGHGLTGMRERVTAHGGGFAAGPTPDGGFRVSAMVPTAP, translated from the coding sequence ATGAGTACGACGGGGGCGCGCGTACCGGACGAGGAGGCCGACGCGGCACACGCGCGGTCCTGGTCCGGCCTGTGGTGGTGGACGAGGCGGCGAAGTGTCGCGCTGGACGTGTCGCTGGCGGCGGCCTCGGCGCTGGAGGCGTCCTTCGAGGGCGCCACGTTCGCGGCGAGGATCGGGATCGTCAGCGGACTGGGCGCGCTGATCGGGTTGCTGGTGGGCGCGATGCTGGTGCTGCGCCGGCGCTGGCCGATCGCGGTGGTGCTGGTCGCGATCGCGGTCACCCCCGCGCAGACCGGCCTCATCCTGTCCATGGTGGGCTTCTACACCCTGGCCGCGTCCGAGGTGCCGCGCCGGCTGACGGCGCTGTTCGCCGGGATGAGCGGCCTGGGCACCATGCTCGTCGCCTTCGTGAGCATCGAGTCCAGCGTGCGGCACTCCAGCAGCCGGCTCGGGCTGCCGCTGGTGCTGGCCATCTCGATCCTGGTCGCCTTCGGCCTCACCGCGCCGCCGGTGCTGTTCGGGCTGTACGTACGAGCCCGCCGCCGGCTGGTGGAGAGCCTGCGGGACCGGGCCGACGGGCTGGAGCGCGAGCTGGAGCTGCTGGCGGAGAAGGCGCTGGAGCGGGCCGAGCGGGCGCGGGCGGCCGAGCGGGCCCGGATCGCCCGGGAGATGCACGACGTGGTCGCGCACCGGGTGAGCCTGATGGTCGTGCACGCGGCCGCGCTGAAGGCGGTGGCGCTGAAGGACCCGGCCAAGGCGTCGGCCAGCGCGGAACTGCTGGGGGACATGGGGCGGCAGGCGCTCACCGAGCTGCGGCAGATGCTCGGGGTGCTGCGTTCGGCCTCGGGTACGGGGACGGGGGATGCGGCGCCTCGGGCGAAGTACGCGGGTGGCGCGGCGGACCCGGCGGCCGGCGAGGCGGGGGTCGATGCCGCGGTCGAGGCAGGGGCCGAGGCGGGGCTCGGCCACGAGCCCGACGCCGGGCCGAGCCTGGCGGAGCTGGCGCAGCTCGTACAGGAGTCGCGGGCGGCCGGGATGGGGGTCGAGCTGGCCGTCGAGGGCGAGCAGCGGCCGTGCGGGCGGCGGATCGAGGCGACCGTCTACCGCGTGGTGCAGGAGGCGCTCACGAACGTGCGCAAGCACGCGGTCGGGGCGAAGGCGCAGGTGCGGCTCGCCTACCGCGAGGCCGAGGTGGCCGTCCTCATCGTCAACGGCCCGGCCGAGGCGGTGGTCGCCACGGCGCTGCCGAGCGGCGGGCACGGGCTCACCGGGATGCGGGAGCGGGTCACCGCCCATGGCGGCGGGTTCGCCGCCGGCCCCACTCCCGACGGCGGCTTCCGCGTCTCCGCCATGGTCCCGACGGCGCCCTGA